DNA sequence from the Streptomyces sp. HUAS 15-9 genome:
GCCCACGCGGCCACGGTCGTCTTCTCGGCCACGGTGCTCGCGTTCCTGTTCGTGGTGACGCGGTACGCCCGCATGCTGCCGGGACCGCTGCTCGCGGTGGTTCTCGGCACGGCCGCGGTGGTGGCGTTCGACCTCGACGACCGGTACGGCATCAAGGTGATCGGCGAGGTCCCGTCGGGAGTGCCGGACCTCGCCCTGCCCGACCTGGGCGACCTGCCGCGTCTGGTGCTGCCCGCGCTCGGTGTGCTGATCGTCGCGTACACGGACTTCATCCTCACCGCGCGGGCGTTCACCGGCGGCGCCGACGAGGGCCCCGGCCTGGACGCCAACCAGGAGTTCCTCGCGCTGGGGACGGCCAACCTCGGCGCCGGTGTGCTGCACGGCTTCCCGGTGAGCAGCAGCGCCAGCCGCACCGCGCTCGCCTCCTCGGCGGGGGCCCGCAGCCAGGCGTACTCCCTGGTGGCGGGGGCCGCGGTGCTCGCCGTCCTGCTGTTCCTCAGCCCGCTGCTCTCCCGCACCCCCTCGGCCGTGCTCGGCGCGCTCGTCGTCTACGCGGCGGCCCGCATGATCGACTTCGCGGGTTTCCGCCGGCTGGCGTCCTTCCGCCGCCGGGAACTCATGCTGGCCATCGGCTGCCTGGCCGGGGTGCTCGCCCTGGACATCCTGTACGGCGTGCTGGTCGCCGTCGGGCTGTCGGTGGCCGAGCTGCTGACGCGGGTGGCCCGGCCGCACGACGCGGTCCAGGGGCTGGTGCCCGGGATGGCCGGCATGCACGACGTGGACGACTACCCTGCGGCCCGTACGATCCCCGGCCTGCTGGTCTACCGCTACGACTCGCCCCTGTTCTTCGCCAACGCGGAGGACTTCCGGCGCCGGGCGCTGGCCTCGGTCGACGAACAGACCGCTCCCGTGCGCTGGTTCGTCCTGAACACGGAGGCCAACGTCGAGGTCGACATCACGGCCCTGGACGCGGTCGACGAACTGCGCCGTGAACTCGTCGGGCGGGGCATCGTGTTCGCCCTCGCCCGGGTCAAGCAGGACCTCCTGGACGATCTGCGGGCGTACGGCCTGGAGGAGTCCGTCGGACCGGATCTCATCTTCCCGACGCTGCCGACCGCCGTGGCCGCCTACCGGAGTTGGCGCGAGGGCCGGGCGCCGGGTGAGGACAACGCTCCCGGTGGGGACGGCGCTCCGCGTGGGGACGGCGCTCCGGGCGGCGACGAC
Encoded proteins:
- a CDS encoding SulP family inorganic anion transporter encodes the protein MSQGSAAHASWWRHPVPGLAVLLRYRRSWLRGDLLAGATVAAYLVPQVMAYAGVAGLPPVTGLWAILPALALYALFGSSRLLSVGPESTTALMTATVVGPLAAGDSGRYAMLAAALAVTVGLLCVVAWAVRLGFLADLLSRPVLIGYLAGVALIMTVDQLTKLTGIATTGTEFFPQVWSFVTHLSDAHAATVVFSATVLAFLFVVTRYARMLPGPLLAVVLGTAAVVAFDLDDRYGIKVIGEVPSGVPDLALPDLGDLPRLVLPALGVLIVAYTDFILTARAFTGGADEGPGLDANQEFLALGTANLGAGVLHGFPVSSSASRTALASSAGARSQAYSLVAGAAVLAVLLFLSPLLSRTPSAVLGALVVYAAARMIDFAGFRRLASFRRRELMLAIGCLAGVLALDILYGVLVAVGLSVAELLTRVARPHDAVQGLVPGMAGMHDVDDYPAARTIPGLLVYRYDSPLFFANAEDFRRRALASVDEQTAPVRWFVLNTEANVEVDITALDAVDELRRELVGRGIVFALARVKQDLLDDLRAYGLEESVGPDLIFPTLPTAVAAYRSWREGRAPGEDNAPGGDGAPRGDGAPGGDDRG